From one Bacteroidia bacterium genomic stretch:
- a CDS encoding DUF349 domain-containing protein — translation MEQNELNQTPMGDLSEENVSAESKLVSEQTLQADNTVESMHVDEVSENITDTTFELHLEQDQDEEEHSSTDLDSASGVPTMDVDVSYIDYSGLTKYELIQKFKQLLSEGEITYLRNEIENLKVNFYKKHKAENEERRKKFIEDGGVLEEYVSAEDVLEEEFKQLYKDYRERKTELSKSLEEQKTHNLKVKYEIIEAIKDLINKPESLQHTFEEFHHLQNKWKHAGLVPQKEMKELYDSYHFHVQGFYNWIKLNNEARDMDLRRNLEAKIELCEKVESLILETDIRKAFGELQIFHERWREIGPISPDKKEEIWVRFREATTKIHKIHQEYFLKKKDELEGNLNAKTILCEKAEEIASKVYTRFKEWETATDGFIELQQVWKTIGMVPKAENNKIFRRFKDASDRFFMAKKEFYSIIMEEENNNLQLKTDICLKAESLKESTDWKRTTEDLIRLQKDWKRIGPVSRRVSDKIWYRFRSACNEFFERKAKHYSTIDGLLDENIKKKEDLLEKIEKYQFTENSDEDLKNLKLFQKEWVEIGHVPESVKQAIQDRYRKAINKAFDSLQVDDKKKDNIKFKMRIENIMQQQNSRDRLYMERESLVKKLNQIEAELKTLENNIGFFSKSKNSESLLKDFSTKIEAGKKEAAVIKEQVKYLDNIYKD, via the coding sequence ATGGAACAAAACGAATTAAATCAAACACCGATGGGTGATCTTTCAGAAGAAAACGTTAGTGCTGAAAGTAAATTAGTAAGCGAGCAAACTCTTCAAGCTGATAATACAGTCGAAAGTATGCATGTTGATGAAGTGTCGGAGAATATAACTGATACCACATTTGAATTACATTTAGAACAGGATCAAGATGAAGAGGAACATTCTTCTACCGATTTAGATTCCGCAAGTGGAGTTCCAACAATGGATGTTGATGTCAGCTATATTGACTATTCTGGTCTTACAAAATACGAACTTATCCAAAAGTTTAAACAACTTTTAAGCGAAGGTGAGATAACATATTTACGTAACGAGATTGAGAATCTAAAAGTAAATTTTTATAAAAAACATAAAGCTGAAAACGAAGAACGTCGTAAGAAATTTATTGAAGATGGAGGTGTGTTAGAAGAATATGTTTCAGCTGAAGATGTTCTTGAAGAAGAGTTTAAACAACTTTATAAAGATTATCGTGAGCGTAAAACTGAGCTTTCAAAATCTTTGGAAGAACAGAAAACTCATAATTTAAAGGTTAAATATGAGATTATTGAAGCCATTAAAGATCTTATTAATAAACCTGAGTCACTTCAGCATACTTTTGAAGAATTTCATCATTTGCAAAATAAGTGGAAACATGCTGGTCTTGTTCCACAGAAGGAGATGAAAGAACTTTATGATTCATATCATTTTCATGTTCAGGGATTCTATAACTGGATTAAGTTAAATAATGAAGCCCGTGATATGGATTTGCGTCGCAATCTTGAAGCTAAAATAGAGCTTTGCGAGAAAGTTGAATCACTAATTCTGGAAACTGATATCAGAAAGGCATTTGGTGAGCTTCAGATATTTCATGAACGTTGGAGAGAAATCGGACCAATTTCTCCTGATAAAAAGGAAGAAATATGGGTTCGTTTTAGAGAAGCAACAACAAAAATTCATAAAATTCATCAGGAATATTTCTTGAAGAAAAAAGATGAACTTGAAGGTAATTTAAATGCTAAGACTATTCTTTGCGAAAAGGCAGAAGAAATAGCATCAAAAGTATATACCCGTTTTAAAGAATGGGAAACTGCAACCGATGGATTTATTGAATTGCAACAAGTGTGGAAAACAATCGGAATGGTTCCAAAAGCTGAGAATAATAAAATATTCAGACGTTTTAAAGATGCCAGTGATAGATTCTTTATGGCAAAAAAAGAATTCTACAGCATTATAATGGAAGAAGAAAATAACAATTTGCAATTAAAGACTGATATTTGTTTAAAAGCAGAATCATTAAAAGAAAGTACTGATTGGAAACGAACTACTGAAGATTTAATACGTCTTCAGAAAGACTGGAAGAGAATTGGTCCTGTTTCAAGAAGAGTTTCTGATAAAATATGGTACAGATTCAGATCTGCATGTAATGAGTTTTTTGAAAGAAAAGCAAAACATTATAGTACTATTGATGGTTTGTTGGATGAAAACATTAAGAAAAAAGAAGATTTATTGGAAAAGATTGAAAAATATCAATTTACTGAAAATAGCGATGAAGATTTAAAGAACTTAAAACTTTTCCAGAAAGAATGGGTTGAGATTGGTCATGTTCCTGAGAGTGTAAAGCAGGCTATTCAGGATCGTTACCGTAAAGCAATTAATAAAGCATTTGATTCTTTACAGGTTGATGATAAAAAGAAAGATAATATTAAGTTTAAAATGCGTATTGAAAACATTATGCAACAACAAAACTCCCGCGATAGACTTTATATGGAGCGTGAAAGCCTTGTTAAAAAACTTAATCAGATTGAAGCCGAACTTAAAACTCTTGAAAACAATATTGGTTTCTTCTCAAAATCCAAAAATTCTGAATCCTTGTTGAAAGATTTTTCAACAAAGATTGAGGCAGGAAAAAAAGAAGCTGCTGTAATAAAAGAACAGGTTAAGTATCTCGACAATATCTATAAAGATTAA
- the tilS gene encoding tRNA lysidine(34) synthetase TilS, with amino-acid sequence MKEQFLQFVTKKNLFNSNDKILVAVSGGIDSCVLIYLLHELNFKCVIAHCNFSLRDAESDKDENLVRQLANNYYYEFETKKFETLIFAEEKGISIQMAARELRYNYFEELRKKHNCKVIATAHHADDNVETLFINLLRGTGLKGLSGIPVKTEKIVRPLLFATRAEIDSFARENNIKWREDASNQSVKYMRNKIRHNLLPLIEDIKPGFSKLITRNIEHFSETEILLKELLKEKIEKTVSKTEDKTLINISELLNSESGKTILYEIIAPYGFNPKQISKIWSTMDGEAGKVFYSKNFCLNKDRDKIIISPIHKNNILRKYYIDEIQDWISEPIEISISHFEWECNKEISKDKSIIMLDAEKIEFPLIIRRWAHGDFFKPFGMDGFKKLSDFFIDNKISKTDKDNIWILESANKIVWVIGLRLDDRFKISEKTKSVIKLQVY; translated from the coding sequence TTGAAAGAGCAATTTCTACAATTTGTAACTAAGAAAAATCTATTTAACAGTAACGATAAGATTCTTGTTGCTGTGAGCGGAGGAATAGATTCATGTGTTTTGATTTATTTACTTCACGAATTGAATTTTAAATGCGTTATTGCACATTGTAATTTTTCTTTAAGAGATGCAGAATCTGATAAAGACGAGAACCTTGTAAGGCAATTAGCAAATAACTATTACTATGAATTTGAGACTAAAAAATTTGAAACTCTAATATTTGCTGAAGAAAAAGGTATTAGTATTCAGATGGCAGCACGTGAATTAAGATATAATTATTTTGAAGAACTAAGAAAAAAACACAACTGTAAAGTAATAGCCACAGCACATCATGCAGATGATAATGTTGAAACTCTTTTTATTAATTTATTAAGAGGAACAGGACTTAAAGGGCTTTCGGGAATACCTGTTAAAACTGAAAAAATTGTCAGACCATTGTTATTTGCAACAAGAGCAGAAATTGATTCATTTGCAAGAGAAAATAATATAAAATGGAGAGAAGATGCGAGTAATCAATCGGTAAAATATATGCGAAATAAAATTCGTCACAATTTATTGCCATTGATTGAAGACATTAAGCCAGGTTTCAGTAAATTAATAACTAGAAATATTGAGCATTTTAGCGAAACTGAAATACTATTAAAAGAACTTTTAAAAGAAAAAATTGAAAAAACAGTTTCTAAAACTGAAGACAAAACGCTTATTAACATATCAGAACTTTTAAATTCTGAATCGGGTAAAACAATATTGTATGAAATAATTGCCCCATATGGTTTCAATCCTAAACAGATAAGCAAAATTTGGTCAACAATGGATGGGGAAGCAGGAAAAGTGTTTTATTCAAAAAATTTCTGTTTAAATAAAGATAGGGATAAAATAATAATTAGCCCAATACATAAGAATAACATTTTACGCAAATATTATATCGACGAAATTCAGGACTGGATTTCTGAACCAATTGAGATTTCAATAAGCCATTTTGAATGGGAATGCAATAAAGAAATTTCAAAAGATAAAAGCATTATAATGTTAGACGCTGAAAAAATTGAGTTTCCACTTATAATAAGAAGATGGGCTCATGGAGATTTTTTTAAACCATTTGGAATGGATGGCTTTAAAAAGCTCAGCGATTTTTTTATTGACAATAAGATTTCAAAAACAGATAAAGATAACATTTGGATATTAGAATCAGCAAATAAAATTGTTTGGGTAATCGGGTTAAGGTTAGATGACAGATTTAAGATTTCTGAAAAAACCAAATCGGTAATAAAGTTACAGGTTTATTAA
- a CDS encoding acetyl-CoA carboxylase biotin carboxyl carrier protein subunit, protein MLNIEDTKYKTIISKKFENRKPWQAADPSLVPSLIPGTVSKLFVAEGDSIVEGDKLLVLDAMKMKNTIKVPYSGVIKKVHVAEGQSIPKGYVMIELDIQLVKPKEEK, encoded by the coding sequence ATGTTAAATATAGAGGATACTAAGTATAAAACAATTATTTCTAAGAAATTTGAAAACAGAAAGCCATGGCAGGCTGCAGATCCATCTTTAGTTCCTTCATTAATTCCTGGTACTGTAAGTAAACTTTTTGTAGCTGAAGGTGATTCTATTGTTGAAGGAGACAAACTTCTTGTGTTAGATGCAATGAAAATGAAGAATACTATAAAGGTTCCATATTCAGGCGTAATTAAGAAAGTTCACGTTGCTGAGGGTCAATCTATACCTAAAGGTTATGTTATGATTGAACTCGATATTCAATTAGTGAAACCAAAAGAAGAAAAATAA